One Stratiformator vulcanicus genomic window, CCGCTGCATGCATCGCGTGCATCCTGAACGATTCTTTCAGCGCGATGGCCCCCGGGATGCCAATCAGCACCCCGGCAATGGCCGGGATTAAAGAAGTTTTCGCTCCGGTCGCCGCGAATCCGACGATTCCGACAAGAATCAAAAGGGCGGCTGCAATGAGGGCGATCCGAGGCATCTGATCCTGCTTTCGTGACAACGGTGGGGCGGGCCGAAGTTGGGTGTGGCCCCCAGATCGTAGTAAGTCACCGATCCTTCGGCCAATCGCGGTACGAATTTCGCTGAAATTCGATCTCAAGTAACGCCAGAAAGATCGAGCAAAATTTCTTGTCCGTCATCGCAAAGGCGGTCTGTCGCCTCAAAACATGTTGGAACAACAACTTGCGGCGACTGTTCGTCCAACAGACGTACATGAATTCATTGCACCTGCAACAAAATTCCTCGCTCGCGAACGTTTTTGCAAACCAACTGTCTGAATTATGCGTATTGATACTGAGGGCGGCTTGAGGAGATCGTCGTCTGACCAGGTGCTTGACACCCTCGGCAAGGATCAAACTGATGAGTAATTACCAAATACAAGCTGTCGAGTCGCTGCTCGCGGAGTCGGACGACGCACTGACTGCGCTGCGTCGATTGGAGCGCGCTGAGCGTCTCGCCGGGAAGCTCGATTCTGATTCGAAGTATCAGGCCGCCGATCTGATTGCCGAAATTGTGGGCGATGAGGCGGGCAAAGACCGTTCGGACTCGGATGTCGAGCACGCGATTGAAGGCGAACTGGCGATCCGCGATTTGCGACGTTTTGTGGAAGATATGTCTGAGACGGTGAACCAGTCGTCTGACGAGGTCGGCGAAGACGTCTTCACGGTCGATGATCTGAGCCGCGAGTTTCAGGTTTCGACAAAGACGATCGATCGTTGGCGCGATCGCGGGCTCGTCAGCCGGCGGATGAAGGTCGGCGATCGCCGGCGCGTGGCTTTCACACGTTCGTCCGTCGATCGATTCGTCCGAAATCACCCCGACGAGATCGAACGAGGCCGAAGGTTCACTCAACTGACCGGGAGCGAGAAGGACGAAATCGTTGACGCGGCCCGAGCCTTGGCCCGCGAGGGTGGGTGCCCGGCTGAGGTGAGTCGGTCACTCGCCAAGCGATTCAACCGCTCCCCGGAGACAATTCGCTACACGATTCGCCAGCACGACGAGAAGGGGAATGGTCCCGCCGTATTCCCGAACGCCTCGTCGAAGCTGACCGACCAGCAGAAGCAGGAGATCGCATCGAAGCACCGGCGCGGGGTTTCGATCGAACGACTGGCGAAGCAATTCTGCCGGACGAAGTCGAGTGTTTATCGGATCGTCAACGAGATTCGCGCCGAGCGATTACTCTCGGAGCCGATCGACTACATGGACTCGCCCGAGTTCCACGAGGTCGGCGCCGATGAGTTGATTCTCGGCGAGCCACCCGACGTGAAGAAGAAAAAGGGTGTCTCGAGAGCGCCTTCCGGGTTGCCTCCGTATCTCGCGAGTCTGTACACGATCCCGTTGCTGACTCGGGAGGAGGAGCAGTATTACTTCCGCAAATTGAACTACTTGCGGTACCGGGCGGCCGCTTTGCAGGCCAAGTTGATGGATGATGCGCCGAAAGCATCGGAAATGGACGAGTTGGAGCACTTTCTCAACGAAGCGAATGACGTCAAGAATTTCCTGATTCGCAGCAACTTGCGGCTTGTCGTTTCGATCGCGAAGAAGCAGGTCAGTGCGACCAGCAACTTCTTCGAGATGGTCAGCGACGGGAATATGTCGTTGATTCGAGCGGTTGAGAAGTTTGATTACACGAAGGGCAACAAGTTCTCGACCTATGCGACTTGGGCGATCGTCAAGAACTTCTCACGGTCGATTCCGGCCGAGCACAAACGGCTCGACCGTTACCGAACCGGCAAAGAGGAAGTCTTTCAAGGTTCGCCGGACGACAATGTCAGCCAGTACCAGCAGGAGCTGCGAAATACGCAGCAGCACGGTTTGGTGATGGACATTCTCGGGCGTCTCGACGGACGAGAGCGTGACATCATTAAATTTCGGTATGGTCTCGACTATCACGAAGAGCCGCTGACGTTGGAGCAGGTCGGCCATCGCTTCGGCGTGACCAAGGAGCGGATCCGGCAACTCGAATCGCGTGCGCTGCGGAAACTCCGCAAAATCGCGCAGGACGAACGCCTCGACATTCCCGGAATCGTCTGACTTTTCCGGCCGAGAAGTTTCGCAAGTCGCTACATAAGCCGTTGGGATTGATCACGTCAGATCGATCTCAGCGGCTTTTCTCGATGAATCTCTCCGCGTGTTGCCGGGGCGGTCGTGTCGTGATCGGTTGGATGGCGGTGAGACCGATGTGAACCGGCTTGGTCCGCTTTGTGTCCGTGACGAGATGCGCGAAATTGCGACGTATCGACTGTCATACGAACGGCTTCCGGGTTGCGTCAGTTTGCACGTTCGCTATAGTGTCGAGCCTCCGCCGGAGGACCGAAGCCGCTAGCGTAGCTCAATTGGCAGAGCTCCGGTTTTGTAAACCGGAGGTTGTGGGTTCGAGTCCCACCGCTAGCTTTCCTGCGATTTTGACCGATGCGGCTGTGGTCGTTCGGTCAAAGGTTCAATGCAAATTAGAGACGATATTTCACGACTTTGCGGTTTTGAATCGAGGGTCGGAACACGGGGGTGTTCCAGAGCGGTCAAATGGGCCAGACTGTAAATCTGGTGGCTCAGCCTTCGGAGGTTCGAATCCTCCCACCCCCACTCGAAGATTGAGAGTTGATTGCCGAGAGTCGAGAGAAATGCCTTGGATTGTCCGAGTCTTTTTTCGGCAGCGATAATTATCGAGACAGTCCGTCACGAGTTTCGTGCGGCAGCACGGATCATCGGGCGAACGCCCGCGGGTGTAGCTCAATGGTAGAGCCCCAGCCTTCCAAGCTGGTTGTGAGGGTTCGATTCCCTTCACCCGCTTTAGCAGTAGTGACGAGTTGAAGTCGTCCCGCCACCCCGTGGCGCGGGCGACTTGGATTGCTGAGCAGAAGCGACGTTGGGCAGATGCAGTGGTCGGTGTGGCGGCGGTTCGAAGAAAAAATGGGTCGCGACGCTTTTCGCGATCGATCGCTTCGGGCATGATGTCGCGCTCGATCGCAATCCGCGCTGCTGTAGCTCAGGGGTAGAGCGCGTCCTTGGTAAGGACGAGGTCAAGGGTTCAAATCCCTTCAGCAGCTTTCGGTAGTCGTGGTCGAATCGGCCAACCGGTCTGCGGGCGGCGAATCGAAGACAAGGCGGGGTAGGATTGGCTTCGGAGGTCGAAGCACCCTGTCGATATATCGAGATTTCCCCCGGCCTTCCATCGAAGTTGCCGGCTGACCGCAGTGAAGATGAAGAGCGAGAAGGGTAATTATGGCTAAGGAAGTCTTTGAGCGGAAAAAGCCGCACGTTAACGTCGGCACCATCGGACACATCGACCACGGCAAGAGTACGCTCACCGCGGCAATTGTGATGGTGCAATCCAAAAAAGGGCTTGCGCCCGCGATTTCGTACGCGGACATCACCAAGGGTGGTACCGTGCGTGACGAAACCAAGACCGTCACGATCGCCGTCAGTCACGTCGAGTATGAGTCGGAAACCCGGCACTACGCTCACATCGACTGTCCGGGACACGCCGACTATGTCAAGAACATGATCACCGGGGCCGCCCAGATGGACGGGGCCATCCTCGTCGTTGCGGCCGACAGCGGCCCGATGCCGCAGACTCGCGAGCACATTCTGCTCGCCCGTCAGGTCAACGTCCCGGCCCTCGTGGTCTTCATGAACAAGGTCGATCTTGTCGACGATGAAGAACTGCTCGAATTGGTCGAGATGGAAGTTCGCGAGCTCCTCGACAAATACGGGTTCCCGGGCGACGACGTTCCGCTGACGCGCGGCAACGCCAAGGCGGCACTCGAAACACCGGAAGATGAATCGGCCAACGCCTGCATCCAGGAGCTGCTCGACTCGCTCGATGCGTACATTCCGGAGCCGGAGCGTGACACCGACAAGCCTTTCCTGATGGCGATCGAAGACGTCTTCTCGATCGAAGGTCGCGGTACCGTCGTGACCGGCCGAATCGAGACCGGCGTCGTCAAAGTCGGCGAAAAAGTCGCGATCATCGGTCTGCGAGACACCCAGGAAACGACTGTCACCGGGGTGGAAGCGTTTCGGAAGACGATGGATCAGGGCGAAGCCGGCGATAACGTCGGCGTGCTGCTGCGTGGTACGAGGAAGGACGAAGTGGAGCGCGGTCAGGTTCTGGCTGCTCCCAAGACGATCACGCCGCATACCAAGTTTACCGGCGAAATTTACTGTCTCAGCAAGGAAGAGGGCGGTCGCAAGACCCCGTTCTTCAGCGGTTACAGCCCGCAGTTCTATGTTCGAACGACTGACGTGACCGGCGAGGTCAAGTTGCTCGGCGGCGCAGAAATGTGCATGCCCGGCGATAACGTCGAAATCGAAGTGGAAATGCAAAAGCCCGTCGCGTTGACGGACGGCAGCCGCTTCGCAATTCGCGAAGGTGGCCGGACCGTCGGTTCGGGCGTCGTGACTAAGATTCTCGAGTAGAATTCGTTGTGGAATTGAACCGAGGCCCGTTCCGGTGAACCGGGGCGGGCCTTTCGGTATCTTTATTGAGCCCAGTGGTACACAGAGTCGGATTGAAGCGATGGCCCGAGAATACGTCTGGTTGCAATGCACTGAGAGCAACCATTTGAATTACCGCGTCGAAAAGGAAATGCGCGGGACCGAGCGGCTGGAGCTAAAGAAATACTGCAAGTTCTGCCGCAAGCACGTTCCGCACAAAGAGTCACGGAAGAAGTAGCGGTTAGCGGTTAGCGGTTAGCGGTTAGCGGTTAGCGGTTAGCGAAGCTAATGGCTGATCGCTGAGAGCTAATTGCTCGTTAGACGGGCGTAGCTCAATTGGCAGAGCAGCGGATTCCAAATCCGCAGGTTGGGAGTTCAAGTCTCTCCGCCCGTGTTTTTCATCAGGATGCGCGAAGTCGGCTTGCGATGCCGACGCTAAGGGATTTGAGGCCGAAATGGCGAAAGCGAAAGCGGTTGGATCAATCTGGTCCGCACTTCTATCCGCCAATCTTTATAAGCGGAATCAGGGCCGGCTTGTCCGTCAGGTGACGGTGCTCTCGTTGTGCGCCGTGATATTCATCGGGTGTTACATCCTGAGTCAGGGGCCTTTGGCCGATCGATTCGACGAGACTTGGATCAGCGTCGGGATTCCGACACTGCTTGCGGTGGTCGGGGCCTGGATTGCGTTTCGGGTGGTCAACTATCCGAAGTTCGCCGACTTTCTCGTGTCGGTCGAAGCCGAGATGGACAAGGTCAGTTGGCCGTCACGGGCCGAACTCTACCGGTCCACAATCGTCGTCATTGCCGTGATGTTTCTGCTCGCGGGGATGTTATTCCTGTACGACACGATTTGGCTCTGGCTATTCCGTGCCATCAACGTGGTCAAGTTTTGACCGACTGCTGACATCGCACGTATGGCGCTTATTTCGCGGTCGACGGGCGAATTGCGTCGAGGTATTCGGTACGGGTTTTCGGTTGCGAGCCGTATTTCCGTCGATCCGGTACAATTCGGCAGTCCCGGTCGGTTGAATTTCGAACGACTTTCGGCCAGCATGTCGAACTTTCCCCGCTCCGCACTGCGGAGGCGGTCTTGGCCGACCTTTTGCTGCCGGCGAAAAGATTCTGATGGATGAGACTCCAGACTCCGGAACGACCGACGAAGCTGCCGCCTTGCAAACCGAGGATGTGCAGACCGAGGTCGAACAATCCTCTGACTCCAGCGAGCCTTCCGGTTCGCCCGAGTCGGAAATGCAGTGGTACGTTTTGAAGGTGACCAGCAACCGTGAAAAAACGGTGAAGCAGGCGCTTGAGAAGCGGATCAAGCGTGAGGGTTTGGAAGAATTTTTCGGGGAGGTACTGATTCCGACTCGAAAGATTGTCGACTCCAAAGGCGGCAAGAAACGGACGCTCGAGGAAAAAGTTTTCCCGGGCTACATGATGATTCAGATGATCTTGAACGACGACTCTTGGTACCTCGTGCGGGACACCACGGGCGTCGGAGACTTCACCGGTGCGGTCGGCGAACCGACGCCGATGAGGCCGGAAGAAGTCGACCGAATGCTCGGTCGCAGGCGAGATGAAGAGAGCGGTGACGCTGAGCCGACGAAGGTCAAAATTGATTTCTCGGTCGGTGAGATCGTCAAGATTAAAGATGGCCCGTTCGAGAGCTTCGAGGGGACCATCGAAGGGGTCGACGACGTTCACGGGAAGGTCGTGGTCCTGATCGAAATTTTCGGGCGTCCTACGGAGACCGAACTCGACTACTGGCAGGTCGAGAAGGTCTGACGAGGCGCGCTATCTCAACAACGGGACGGCTTCGGCAGGGCTGTCCGGCACAGATGGCGGGACTACTGCCGGTCTATTGAAAGCTGATCATGGCGAAAGAAATTACAGGGCAGGTCAAAGTGCAGATCCCGGCCGGGCAGGCGACGCCCGCGCCGCCTGTCGGTACCGCGCTCGGTCCGCTGCAGGTCAACATCGGCCAGTTCGTGCAGCAGTTCAACGAGCGGACGCGGGAGATGTCCGGCACGACCGTGCCGGTCGTCATCACCGTTTATAAAGACAAGTCGTTCACGTTCGAGGTGAAGAGTCCGCCGGCGGCGGTGCTGCTTAAGCAGGCGGCTTCGATCGCCAAGGGGGCGGCCAATCCTCTTACGGATAAGGTTGGGACCGTCACAGACGCCCAGCTCGAAGAGATCGCGAAGACGAAGATGAGCGACCTCAATGCCGGGTCGATGGATGCCGCGAAGCGAGTCATCGCGGGGACGGCACGCAGCATGGGGATTCACGTCGTCGGCTGAGTCGGCGGCAGCTGAGTCGGCGGCAAAGGCGATAGTGGAACTTATTAAGACGCGTCACGGCAGAATCGGGTGTAGAAGAGATGGCGAAGACTTCCAAGAGAATGAAAAACCTGCGGCAGAAGGCCGAAGAGGTGGGCACCGTCTCCCTCGCCGATGCCGTCTCCGCTCTGCTGGGATTGCAGGGCCAACTTCCCAAGAACGTTCCGCCGGCGAAGCCTGATCAGGTGGTCGAATTGGCGGTTCGACTCGGGATCGACGCCAAGCAAGATGAGCAACGCGTCCGCGGGGCGATCGTGCTGCCGCACGGCATCGGCAAGTCGCAGCGGGTCATCGTTTTCGCGCAAGGTGACAACGTTGCGGTCGCTGAGGGGGCAGGGGCGGATAAGGTTGGCGGCAAGGAATTGGCCGACGAAATTAAGGGCGGTTGGCTCGACTTTGACGTCGCCATTGCCACTCCGGACATGATGGGCGTCGTCGGTCCGCTCGGTCGCGTGCTTGGCCCCCGCGGATTGATGCCGTCGCCCCGGGCAGGAACCGTCACGCCGAACGTCGCTGACGCCGTGCGCGAGTACAAGGCGGGTAAGGTCGAATTCAAAAACGACAAGGGCGGAGTCGTGCATTGCGTCATCGGACGTATGACGTTCGAGCCGGAGCAATTGGTCGGCAATGCCGAAGCCATTCTAAAGCATATCGAGTCAGCTAAGCCTTCGGCTCAAAAAGGCATCTATATGCGGAGCGTCACCGTGACCGCGACCCAGATGCCGGGGATTTCGGTCGCGCTATAGGCGGCCTGTTTCATGGTAATAAATATTCCTTCGCAAAATTGAGCTTGGGGCGGGTCGACCGAACCGGTTCTGTTCGACCAGCCTCTCGGAGAGAATGATGAGTAAAGTCATCAAAGGCATGATAATCGAGGATATCGTCGATCGCCTCGACGGCGCGACCGATTTGCTCGTCGTAGACAGTTCCGCCCTCGACGCGAACACGCAGAATTCGTGGCGAAGGTCTCTTCAGGAAAAAGAGATCAGCGCCCTTTCGGTGCGGAACACGCTGGCGCGGCGGGCGTTGGAGCGGGTCGGCGTCAGCGGGATTGATCCCGTGCTGGAAGGCCCGTCGACGCTCGTGTACGGCGGCCAGGATATTGTCGCCCTCTCGAAAGAGATCACGAAGTGGGCGAAAGATATCGAGAAGCTGCATATCAAAGGCGGCTCTGTCGAAGGGCAGTCGCTAGACGAAGCCGGCGTCGTGGCTCTGAGCAAGAGCCCGAGCCGGGAAGAAATTCTGTCGAAGATCTCAGGGCAGATTCTCTCTCCTGGAGCCAACCTCTCGGCGGCGATGCTCGGGATCGGCGGCACTCTGGCAGGTCAAATTAAACAGATTGCAGATAAAGACGACGCGGAAGGCGAGGCCGAAACGGCCTGAGCCGGCTGCGGCGAGACATTTTCAATCGTCGGGCGTGGGGCTCCGGCGGATGTTTTACTCGAAGGCTTCACCCGGAGCCCACTCAACACTAAGGGGAATTGACTATGGCGACTGACGCACCCGTGCAGGAATTCAGCGACGTGACCAAGGAACTCGGCGACAAGATCGTCGGCCTGACCTTGCTCGAAGCGAAGAATCTTTCGGACTACCTCAAGGAGGTTCATGGCATCGAGCCGGCTGCCGGAGGTGCCGTGATGGCGGTTGCCCCTGGAACGGGCGATGGCGGCCCCGCTGAAGCGGCCGAAGAAAAGACCGACTTCGATGTCATGCTGACCGACATCGGCGGCGAAAAGATCAAGATGATCAAAGTCGTTCGCGGTGCGACCGGCCTTGGGCTCAAAGAAGCCAAAGAGCTCGTCGAAAGTGCTCCGAAGGCGATCAAAGAGGGCATTCCGAAAGAAGATGCCGAAAAGCTCGTCAAGGAAATCGAAGATGCGGGCGGCAAAGCCGAACTCAAATAGGTTCGGTCTCGCCGATCGGTTATCGCTGTCAACCGAGCGCGACGGGCAAGGTGCGTGCCATTTTGCCCGTCGCTGCTTGACTTTTCAGTGAAGTCGATCAAAATCGGTTCGGGTAGCGACGGTTCTCCGCGTCTTCGGGTGGGTTTGAGGTCGATTTGTCGACTCACCGCTGCAGGTTTTGTTTCGGCATCAGCCGGCTAAGATCACTGGGGTTGCTTCTGCAACCCTCGGGGTGGATGGGACATTCTGTCCGCAATATCTGCAACTGCATTGCCCGCTACATCGCCGATTGCTCTGTTCGAGACACTTGTTCCCGCTCTCCGGCTGGTGCGCTGACTGCTCGTGCAGTCGGCACCAATAAAATAGGCTCCGTTTTCGCAGCCGGCGAAACGCGTCCGTCGCCTCTTTCGCTCCGAACTCACCGACACCGACGTCGTGCTCATCAGGTAAATATCGCATGCCGATCCCAGCGACACGGATTCAGTATTTTGACGACAAGCGGAATTTCGGCAGTATCGATTCCGACTTTGAACTCTCCGATCTGACGAAGATTCAAACTGTTTCGTTCGATCGATTCTTGCAACTGGATATCTCGTCGCGAGAGCGGAAAGACCAAGGTCTCGAAGAGATCTTGCGCGAGGTGTTCCCGGTCGAAAGTTACGACGGCCAGTACAAGCTGGAGTACGTGAAGTACGAGCTTGGAAAGCCCCGTTATTCGCCCGAAGAGTGTCGCCAACTCCGGCTCACCTACGGCCGGCCGTTCCGCGTTTGGATGCGGCTCGTCAAAGAGCAGCCGATCGAGGAAGAGGTCTATCTGGGCGACATTCCGATTATGATCGGCGGCGGTGAATTC contains:
- the rplA gene encoding 50S ribosomal protein L1; translation: MAKTSKRMKNLRQKAEEVGTVSLADAVSALLGLQGQLPKNVPPAKPDQVVELAVRLGIDAKQDEQRVRGAIVLPHGIGKSQRVIVFAQGDNVAVAEGAGADKVGGKELADEIKGGWLDFDVAIATPDMMGVVGPLGRVLGPRGLMPSPRAGTVTPNVADAVREYKAGKVEFKNDKGGVVHCVIGRMTFEPEQLVGNAEAILKHIESAKPSAQKGIYMRSVTVTATQMPGISVAL
- the rplJ gene encoding 50S ribosomal protein L10, with translation MSKVIKGMIIEDIVDRLDGATDLLVVDSSALDANTQNSWRRSLQEKEISALSVRNTLARRALERVGVSGIDPVLEGPSTLVYGGQDIVALSKEITKWAKDIEKLHIKGGSVEGQSLDEAGVVALSKSPSREEILSKISGQILSPGANLSAAMLGIGGTLAGQIKQIADKDDAEGEAETA
- the nusG gene encoding transcription termination/antitermination protein NusG, which translates into the protein MDETPDSGTTDEAAALQTEDVQTEVEQSSDSSEPSGSPESEMQWYVLKVTSNREKTVKQALEKRIKREGLEEFFGEVLIPTRKIVDSKGGKKRTLEEKVFPGYMMIQMILNDDSWYLVRDTTGVGDFTGAVGEPTPMRPEEVDRMLGRRRDEESGDAEPTKVKIDFSVGEIVKIKDGPFESFEGTIEGVDDVHGKVVVLIEIFGRPTETELDYWQVEKV
- the rplL gene encoding 50S ribosomal protein L7/L12 yields the protein MATDAPVQEFSDVTKELGDKIVGLTLLEAKNLSDYLKEVHGIEPAAGGAVMAVAPGTGDGGPAEAAEEKTDFDVMLTDIGGEKIKMIKVVRGATGLGLKEAKELVESAPKAIKEGIPKEDAEKLVKEIEDAGGKAELK
- the rpmG gene encoding 50S ribosomal protein L33, which codes for MAREYVWLQCTESNHLNYRVEKEMRGTERLELKKYCKFCRKHVPHKESRKK
- the secE gene encoding preprotein translocase subunit SecE translates to MAKAKAVGSIWSALLSANLYKRNQGRLVRQVTVLSLCAVIFIGCYILSQGPLADRFDETWISVGIPTLLAVVGAWIAFRVVNYPKFADFLVSVEAEMDKVSWPSRAELYRSTIVVIAVMFLLAGMLFLYDTIWLWLFRAINVVKF
- the tuf gene encoding elongation factor Tu yields the protein MAKEVFERKKPHVNVGTIGHIDHGKSTLTAAIVMVQSKKGLAPAISYADITKGGTVRDETKTVTIAVSHVEYESETRHYAHIDCPGHADYVKNMITGAAQMDGAILVVAADSGPMPQTREHILLARQVNVPALVVFMNKVDLVDDEELLELVEMEVRELLDKYGFPGDDVPLTRGNAKAALETPEDESANACIQELLDSLDAYIPEPERDTDKPFLMAIEDVFSIEGRGTVVTGRIETGVVKVGEKVAIIGLRDTQETTVTGVEAFRKTMDQGEAGDNVGVLLRGTRKDEVERGQVLAAPKTITPHTKFTGEIYCLSKEEGGRKTPFFSGYSPQFYVRTTDVTGEVKLLGGAEMCMPGDNVEIEVEMQKPVALTDGSRFAIREGGRTVGSGVVTKILE
- a CDS encoding sigma-70 family RNA polymerase sigma factor — encoded protein: MSNYQIQAVESLLAESDDALTALRRLERAERLAGKLDSDSKYQAADLIAEIVGDEAGKDRSDSDVEHAIEGELAIRDLRRFVEDMSETVNQSSDEVGEDVFTVDDLSREFQVSTKTIDRWRDRGLVSRRMKVGDRRRVAFTRSSVDRFVRNHPDEIERGRRFTQLTGSEKDEIVDAARALAREGGCPAEVSRSLAKRFNRSPETIRYTIRQHDEKGNGPAVFPNASSKLTDQQKQEIASKHRRGVSIERLAKQFCRTKSSVYRIVNEIRAERLLSEPIDYMDSPEFHEVGADELILGEPPDVKKKKGVSRAPSGLPPYLASLYTIPLLTREEEQYYFRKLNYLRYRAAALQAKLMDDAPKASEMDELEHFLNEANDVKNFLIRSNLRLVVSIAKKQVSATSNFFEMVSDGNMSLIRAVEKFDYTKGNKFSTYATWAIVKNFSRSIPAEHKRLDRYRTGKEEVFQGSPDDNVSQYQQELRNTQQHGLVMDILGRLDGRERDIIKFRYGLDYHEEPLTLEQVGHRFGVTKERIRQLESRALRKLRKIAQDERLDIPGIV
- the rplK gene encoding 50S ribosomal protein L11, with product MAKEITGQVKVQIPAGQATPAPPVGTALGPLQVNIGQFVQQFNERTREMSGTTVPVVITVYKDKSFTFEVKSPPAAVLLKQAASIAKGAANPLTDKVGTVTDAQLEEIAKTKMSDLNAGSMDAAKRVIAGTARSMGIHVVG